A segment of the Zingiber officinale cultivar Zhangliang chromosome 8B, Zo_v1.1, whole genome shotgun sequence genome:
TCGGCGATTAGGTCCTTCTAGGCAGTccgactttgataccaattgttggtgttgTGGAAGTGGTTCGGATCACTagaagggaggggtgaatagcaaaACCTACAATTCAAATTTTGTGTTTTCTTGCTAATgacttagcaaggacacacattaattaaacaaataacacATAAAAGAAAGAGGCTCGAtgctttacttgatttgcaacccACAAATTGCTAGTCCAAGAACTATGCAAGTATGTCCACTATTTTCTTCTCTTCAGAAACATCTCGGAGGCATAGAAGTCTCTTACAGTGATTAAGCAGAAGAGTGAATAGAAGAACTAAAGCAGAAAGTATTCGAATGTGTGGCGTTTGATTTTCAAGCTTTAGTCCTATTTATAGATTTCATCTCGATTTGACCGTTGTGCTGACGTGGCATATTTCTGTTTCTCGGAAGACTTCCTGTTGCCCGGAGCTTGCTAATGTGGATTCAAGCTTTATCTCGGATCTGGATGACTCCACGGCTTCCAGTCGCTTAGAAGCTTCTTCGGGTCACTTGCAAACTACTGTTGTGGCGGTTTGGCAACGGGTCTGGATGACTCAATAGCGGAGGCTTCCGATCGCTTAGAAGCTTCTTTGGGTTACTTGCAAACTGCTGATGTGGCTGTTTGACAACGGGTCTAGATGACTCAACAGTGGAGGCTTCCGGTCACTTGGAATGCTTTCAGTCACTTGGAACATGACCAACCTTTATACTTGACTATTCGCTAATCTTGCCTTCATCGGTCGCTTAGGTGATTCTTTGGTCGCTCGAAATTGAAGTCACCCGTACTCTATTCCGGTCACCTTGAGTCGATTTCCTTCCGGCTTTTCGTCCATCAGATGCATTGAGCTCTTCCGGATCACTCCTCGTGCATCCTCGCTCCACCGAAGGACTTATTCATAGATCCTTATACCTCATATGCATCAAGCCCGTCAGTTCCTTTGTTGTGCCATCATCTTTTGCTAAGGCTTTGTCGTCTCCGATGCTTCTAAGCCTTCAAATACCTGTGTGTTCTCCTAAGTCTCTAAGCAGGTACCTGTTTATTCTCTTAAGTCCCAACACACTTAGACACACATATAAACAACACAACACAACAAACCCTACTTAAACTTGTTTGACAACACATCAAAATGCCACATAGGTTCTAACAGAGACCAACTCCTAGTAAGACTTATTGGCTTGACAAAACACCATGTTCTTTACCCTTGCTGAATCTTACTTCTTTTGGCCTTCCCAACAGCAGGCTTTGGGCTCAGGTCATTAAGGGGGTCCAATTTACAATTTAAGCTGGCTCATGTATTATTAATAATGTGATATGTAGCATATAATAGGCATTCTTCTTAAGATTTTAGAACATCTAATCTCATATATTAAATGATTTTCCCCCACCATTTCCAATTTTTGATTCTTTGACTATACAATCCTAATCCCATACTGTTTTTAACAACTGTGATCAATATAATATGAAACACGTAACATATAGCATATAACAATGCATGCCAACCAATTTATACATATAAAAGAAGTTTTGCATATTGACCTACAATCCAtgcaatatatttatttatttggatATGATCCTAATGTAGCCATTTGTGGAATAGATGTTTTTCCCACTACATAAACCTTTGTGGCCATCTAAGGTGTTTATGTGGTGGATTTTTTTAAATAGTATTCCTATGGCAGCAGTTTTTTACTTGAGCTCAGAAACATGTGTATTGAATTAATTTGAGAATGTTTTTATTCTTCAGCTTCAACATTTGAGATGTATCCCAATTTTCATTGCctaaatgataaaaaaaacatGTGTCTGGATATGAGATCAGAATTTACCTGGAATTACTTATTTTGATCATTCACTGTTTTCTGCTGCTCAGTTTTTTCCATTTTAACTCTGTATTTGTGATGCCTTCTCTATACTATGTTAGATAGTTTGGTCAGATAATGTAAGGATTGCCCTGTTAGAAAAGAACTTTCTCAATGGCTAATTCTTTTACTTCCTGTTATATCATCCTTGTGATTTCTCACATAACTAGGGTTATTGTAAAGTTTGTTATTTGATGTTTTGAGGTTAAGCTATGATATTTGACTGTTAGTGCATGCTAATGCCGTACGCAAATATCTGATCGTTCAATATAAAAATTCAGATTTTTGTAGCTCCTCAAATTCTTTTGCAATAAATACATTCTTTGAAGATTTCTTAACTATTTATCATTTATAGTTTtatacattattttttttataaagtaaTACAACATTGAGAAAAAACAAATCTCACAATCTATTTAGTACTACCTCAAAGATTAGTGGCCTTCAACTACAGAGTCACCTCTAAAAGTTTAGCTAGTTTAACTTGATTCCATTTGGCTGACACCATTGGTTTCAAACCCATAAAGTCCATACTGGTGGTTATTGGACTGTTTTGGGTATCAATCCTAGGATTCATGTTGTCTGACCAGTTCAACCTGAATGGTATTACGATATGACAGAATAATTGGAATGGTTCGACCTACCCTGATCAATTAGCTTTGACTTGACTTGTCCTTGATGTTTCATGAATTTAGTGGTTAATCCAGTCCAAATTGGGTTTAGGTTCCTAGTCAAACTAGCATGTTGAACAGGCTTACAAAACAATGACAAAAACATCAACTTGCTGGAGGTTCAGCTCTACAATTCTAATTGTCAATTCTTTGTTTCCATCCTAAGAACACAGAAATAAAGGAAAAATGATAATTTGGAGTAGATGTGATGAAAATTTCTGTCAAAGACAGTCTATTTATGCATATAAAGAACACATTACTTTCCTTGTTTACTAAGAGATTCTATACTCTTTTCATTTGCCTTATCAACACCATTCCATTTCTTACATAAGTAATCATATGGTTACACTTCTATTTTTATTTCCATAAAAATAGAATCAAACTTTTCCAAATTGTTATGATAAAAGGAAAATTAACTCAACTAAGGAAATCAAATGTTTGCCATAAGACTGACCTGCAAAGGTCATATCATAGTTGTCAAAAGCGCAAGGCGAAAAAAAACGCTCAAGGGTGTTGGGGCTTAAAGCGCAAAGCGCAAGACGAAGCGCGGGCTTTATGGAAAAAAGCAAAAGGAATATTATATCTATTAAAAGTCTTTGAAAATGTCTTTGAAAATACAAATAATCATAAACAAAATATTCTTTGATGAAGTTGTAGATTAttcaaaaaactaaaaataactcaaaagtctttgaaaatgtgatagatgaaatatcaaatatcaaaataatcatcttcatcttcattgtcCAAATCTACGTCATCAGCTTCATCGCTTGATTTGTATCCATCGGTATCTTCTTCTTCAGTTTCATCATCAAGGTTAATCTCTTCATCTACAAGACTAGTTTGAGCTGAAAATTGCTTTCTTTTTGCTGAAGCAGATGATGATGCTCTTTTCGAAGAAGACGCATTTCAAGATCGAAAATCATATGCACTTTCACCAATCCCAAATGCTCGTGCTACATCACTCCAATGCAAATCTTCACTACTAGCATCTAATGTCTTCACCTTCATAGACAAAATCATTATCATTGTCTTTATCACTATCATCCAATTTTCCCAACAATCATTCATTACTAGCATCTATCTCTGACAAACTAATAGGATCAATCTCATTTCGCATGTCATTTCTTCGCCTCAAAGCTctattatatttgatatatacTAAATCATTCAATCGTTGTTGAgacaacctatttcttttcttagaatgtatctacaaaaaaaattaaaaagtaaaaagttaagttcataatataaattttaatatgtattaaaaaaaCTCCAACTTACATGTTAAAAAATACTCCAATTACGTGAAGAGCATGTGAGGTTTAAAATCTTCATTGCAAATATTTTTAATTCAGGTGTTGATGCACCATAAGAAAACCACCAATCAGCTTGAAATACAAAAACATATAAATTATAAGATTAACTTTATTACCATCCAATATTAATATTGCACAGTATATTATTTACAAATTTACCTGGTAATTTTGAAGCTCTTTGTCGGATAGCTATTGGCAAATCAAAATATCCTACTTTCTTGTATTTTTCCAATTGATTCGTGATCTTATCTTGTAAATCCTCACCTCTCACCAATTTAGATATGCACTTGTACAACCCCTTCACTGCTGTATCATTTTCTATGTTGGGGTTTTGATTAAAAACACTCTGGATTCAAGAAATATCCGGCTGGGTGTAAAGTTTGATGGAGTTGAACGTTCCATCTTTtgtcaatgaattcaaaaatgctACGATATTTCTCTTCATTATTGTTAAATGACGTAGCGATAACTTTTTTGGCCCTGTCCATTGACTCATAAATATAACCCATAGGAAACTTTTGTTCACCGTCTATCAGCCGCAATACTTTCACCAATGGGTCGTCAACTTTTAATGGGAAAATCATATTTTTCCAAAAAGATGGAATCAATATCACTTCTGCTACATGTTTTCTTGCATTCTCTTTAGAAAATCGACTATTTGTTCACTTTTTAGATGTAAACATCTTTCTTAGATTTACTTGTTGTACATGAAACCGCTTTAAAGTAAAAAAAGTGGTTGCAAAATGTGTCTTTGCAATTCTTACCATGTCTCTATGCCCCATaaactctctcatcatgctcaatACTTGTGGTTTGTTGTAAATATAACCATTCACTATTAACGTCCGTTCATGCAATTTTCTGAGATGAAGAATTTTGAATATATCTTTAAGCAACAAATCTAAATAATGAGCTGCATAGGGAGTCCAGTACAAGTTTGGAAATCGGTTTTCCAAAAGACaacctgaaaaaataaataaattttgtaaaaaaaaaaaaaaaaaatatgatctaATTATTAATTGAaagaaacaaaaatttaaaatattacctgCACTGACATTGTAGGTTGCATTATTTGTTACAATCTGAATCACATTTTTTTCACCAATGCgatacacaaatttagaaagtaaCTCAAACATCTTGTCAGCTATGTGAAAATAACCTGAAACATCAACTGATTCAACAAATGCACTTCCTTTGGGATCATTTACCAAAAAATTTATAAGTCCTACACTTTTTATCCGTCCATCCATCTGCCATGACTGTGCTCCCAAACTTAGCATGATCTTCTTTATGGGATTTGAAAAGCGAGTTCGTATTTGCCAATTCCTTCAAATACTTAACCCTGACTTCGTGATATGATGGAGGTTTCATCCCCGATCTAAATTGTCCAATAACTTCAATATAAGGctcaaaagaatcatatttgatAGCATTAAAAGGAATCCAGCATCATACATTTACTTGCAAATTTCTCAACTGCAATAtctcttaatttctttttatttttatcatattgttctttatttttttgcacgACTTTGTTTGACAATTTCATCGATATCTTTCATAAAATAAAGATTAATAGGTCCTGTTTGTTTACACTTTTTACTTTCGACCATAGGATGGATGCTTGAATTGGATATTGGTCGTTTCCCTTTCACTTTAGTTTGATGGTCATCTTCATGTTCTTCCAAATCTTCCAAATCATCAATATCATCAGAATGAGGAATTTCATTAATTTGATTCTTCaaattactctttttttttttgcatgaactctctaatttcttctttaacatgcTCGGGACGTTTCAGACAAGCTTTCACATTTCTATTGCTCCCAACTAAATGTAGCTTGTGTCGATAAATTCTACCATTTATTATTTTACTAAAAAAATACAATTGAcaatatttgaatttttaggatCTGAACATGTTACATAATTCTAAGCAATATCCTTTCGATTTGATGGAATTAATGTATTTGACATGGttaagatcttaaaattaagaaTCAAGACCATTGAaatcaataataattaattaataaaaaaatataaaataggaaaaaaatagttatagaatataaatatgatttaatgaattaataaaatttattattatttttattttaaatatttttttatatatttaaatttgatttactaatttatataaaatttattagaattttttattttaaatatattttttatatatttatatgaattaataaaatttattagaattttttattttaaatatattttttatatatttatatgaattaataaaatttattagatttttattttaaaatatattttttatatatttaaatctaattaataaaatttatcagatttttttattttaaatatattttgatgtattctaaattttaaatctaatttactgatttatttgaattaataaattttattaaaaaatattttaattatattttttatatattaaatttgatttactgatttatatgttttaataaaatttattagattttttaatttaaaataaatttttatatatttaaatctatttaataaaatttatcagatttttttattttaaatatattttttatgtatttaaaatttaaatctgatttactgatttatttgaattaataaaaaattttattttttaattttaaatatatttttatatatttaaatctgatttatataaattaatcagaaatttttttatatttaaaatatattttttataaattttaaatctgatttatattagtttataatatttattagaatttttttatttaaaatatatttttatatattttattggcataatttaattaggttttataaACACCTATTTGAAATACCCCATTTAAGTTGGGAATTGTTTGATttattaaatctttttaaaaaaatatgcagTAAACGGTGATCGTGACGCCCGGTGGCACCGGAGGTGTCGCGAGACACTTCTGGCGCCTCCGGAGATGTCCCGCGACGCTTCCGGCGGCCCTAGAGGCATCCCGCGATGCATCCCGAGCCACCGGAAGCATCACGGGATACTCGCGGGATGTCGAAGACGTTGGAAGAATTCAGATAAAGACTTACCTCGAAGAGGCGATTGAAGAAGCATGGGCGGCGAAAGGAAGACGAAGAGGCAGCGGGTTTGAAGTAGATGAAAATAAAGAGGTTTAGGGCTTTAaacttatatatataaaaaaaaacgaACAGAAGAGGAAAGTTTTGCGCTTTGCTTTTGCGTGAGGCGCAGCGAAGCGCATGCTTCTTGGACCTCTTGCACTTCCAAGTTCTTAGAAGCGGGAAGCTTGCGCCTTGCGCTTAAGTGAGCGCTTTTGACAACTCTGGGTGGTATGCCAACAATGCATCTTAAACTAGAAGCAGATATGTAAATTTATTTCTGGATAATATTGAATATTATATGTGGGCGTATGTATATGTTTGTACACATTTATGTATCTATATATGTACAAGTTCAGCGTACTGCATAATAtagatatttagttttgtatAATATGAGTTTTCACTTCATACTCTACAAATTTGCAATTTACAACAAAATGACCTTTGAATTTGTATAGACACTTGGAATTTATTAAACTTATGAATATCTTTATGTATCATGGTTAACGTTTGCTATCTTTCTGTGTTCATTAATGCACTATTACACGTCTGTGTTCTACCTTGCCCTACAAAGGCTTTGCTTTACAAAATTCCTTATTGAGTGTGCGTGGATATACAGTTTTGCAGTTCTAGTGATGGATAACTCTTTAGTGtagttttgattttgaatttttttcccTACAATCTGGGTTGTTTAAAAGCATCTAGTTACATTGTTTGCTTTGAGTACATGACAACTGAAGGATATCTATGGCGGCATTTTAAGTATAAAAGGCTAATGGAGGTGGATTTTTCGAGCATTAGTCAAAACAAGTTGTAAGAAGATACATAtatttgctatttgtctaacttAAGGTTGGTGAGAACAAAAATATTACCACTAGTAGCATAATACAGTAGGATTCTTGCTCTACTAGGTTTGCTAGTTGTTATATATGAAATCTAATTGTAGTGTTATGGGTAAGTTATTACTTTGAGTCCATGATACTTCCATAAGACAACATGCAATTATTGATTGATGGTTGGCTCTGTTTGGGAATATTAATGGTATTGGGACTCATCTCCCCTTGGCGCCTATGGGGTGCTGCCTTTGCTTCCTGTATCTTATCATTTGGGCTATTGGTGTTAGTAAGGAATGTTTGAATCCTAACAACCATCATAACTGAATATGAAATATTTACTTAAATAACTCTATTGTTTGTTTTAAGGCAAGATGATGACGAAAGTGATGGAGATCATTGCCTGGATACTAGCAGCAATGGCAGTTGTTCAAGTGTAGACCAGTTACAACAAAGATTTGCATCTTTGGAAACTACCAATCACAATGCACAAGGAAGCTCTACTGGCGATGATGCCAATGCTTGCACTCCAGTGACTCCTGTATTTCAGTACCTAGAGAGAGACCCACCACATGGAAGAGAACCTCTTGCTAACAAGGCAAGGCTGGTCTTGAATATACTGACAACTATTTTCTCATAATATTGTCTCTTACACCTACGTGTATCTGTTGCAGATATCAGCTCTTGCAAGTAAATTTCCAAGACTTAAGACATACAGAAGTTGTGATCTACACCCATCAAGTTGGATGTCTGTCGCGTGGTATGTTTCTTCAGCATTACCTCTTGATATATTCTTCATGTACCAATTTGTTTAGATTGCATATGCTTAGATATTCCTTTCTGTTCTCTTATTGGATCACTCGTGATATGATTTTTTGTACTGCAGGTATCCAATATACAGAATACCTACAGGCCCAACATTAAAGGATTTGGATGCATGTTTTTTGACATTCCATCGTTTGGCAACTCCTAAATGTAAGTAGCtattacctgatcatacatgcacCTATGGTCtgtaattttattatcatattgCCGTGATTAATGATATTTACATACTGAACAATCCACGGTAAGCTCATATCCTTAGTCACATCTCTAAATGTTGCAACTAAATTTAGCTTTGCTCCTAGAAGAAGTGATTGCATATCTCTTCACTTCTATGCAGTGCGCAATAATTTGTAGAGAAATTTTGTATGTTCTCTTGAGGAAGAACTAATTTCGTTAAACGTGCCTACAACTACCTGTTATCAACGTATTGCATTTACTTCATCTACCTTTTACTTGTAACTGCAAATAGCATTTCGCCACGATGAGGAATGTCAATTTTGACCAAGTTTAGTATCTCATCCCAGTGAGAACTCAAAAAGTGCAAGCATTCAATTCTGAAATGATTTTTTAACTGAACTTTCTGCAATTTTTTATGCCCGATAATTATTGAACGATCATAAGCAAAACCAAGGTTTATAATATGATTAAGTTCCTTGGACAGCTAAAATCCAATTTAAGGATTTACTTTTTCTGCGTCCATGCAAATATAATAGGGTTCTATTagaaaatcaaaagaacaaaGTTTACTAACGCTCGGTTATCTAATGTActttttctttctctccacaGATGGAACCAGCCCAATGTGTGAAGATGCTGGAGCTCGATCTGCTAGAACTGCCAAGAAATCAGACAAGCCTTTGAAGCTAACTCTGCCCGTCTTTGGGCTTGCTTCATACAAGTTATGGGGATCCCTTTGGATGTCTGATGAACAGCACGAGCAACAGCAAGTAAGTGCACTGCTTCAGGCTGCAGATGACTGGCTTCGCCGTCGTCAAGTAGAACATCCAGACTACAGCTTTTTCATATCCCGTTATGGCGCATCCAGAAGGTGATATTTGGAGACACCGGGATGCCCCTTAGCATTAATGATGTATCTATCAAATCTTTGGTGTTGAATTCCCTTGGGACAGTTTTAGCGCCATACACTGTTTTCGACAGATATACACATGATGCGCTATAGCTTTCACTGTACCAAGAGCTCGACAGATATACACACATGATGCGGTATAGCTTTGACTGTACCAAGAGCTGTATGTTTTCACGAAGAGAGCTGGCATAATAAAATCTACATATTAAGAGCAAATGGAGGAACAAGATGTGAAGAAGATGTGATTTCCAGTGACAGTAATGGCCTGATTTCCCCCATTATAATTTGATTGCTTATTGAAAATCCTCAGTGTTCTTCTGACATGGCTCTATTGTATGAGTATTAGAGAAATGTGAAATTAATTCCTTTATggtattcacttttttttttttttgtaaatttctGGTTAACTCCTAAATTAGCCAAAAGGAGTAATTTTTCCCTTTTTTATTGTTTTGAaagctttaaataatttaattttgtagTTAAATGCTAAATGGTTAACGAGGTCGGATGTATTTGCtcttaattatatatttaaacaTATCATATTTATTCTATTGCTTTTCCGATTCTGTTATTTAAACAAATTTCACTCATTGCAtcagatttttatttttattttttcaattctaGCACAATCTATGGGTACATTagaattttatttatctatttttctaATACTCAAAAAGTAAATTGAATTAGATTTATCAGGAAAATACCTTTAAATCTCCATGTAAACATAAACATTATCATTACAAAACTTAgaagttattttaaaattaaaacttaaatataaCTTTCATCCTTTAAAACAAAAAATGATTATCAATACATTTAAAATCATCAACAACAAAAATAATGTGCCTTCGACTTTCAATTGACGACTGAATTCTGGCATAATCAACTCTAATTGAAGTCATTACGCTGCCCAAATCAAAGGATAATAAAGTA
Coding sequences within it:
- the LOC122016929 gene encoding uncharacterized protein LOC122016929 — encoded protein: MVASSSSSSARFGNDRFYSPPALRRLNEQQQQYQKLQNQQQQPPTPRPARSKPRPSPPTVPPPVEPREVPASRAQSDESSSEPSVPSLPSAPQLPLPPTAGNLDRFLEAIRPVVHALCLSKTSVRDLRNGSTALPYHPHFCLGDLWENFKEWSAYGAGVPLVLNGTDSVVQYYVPYLSAVQLYVGASNSSVTSRQDDDESDGDHCLDTSSNGSCSSVDQLQQRFASLETTNHNAQGSSTGDDANACTPVTPVFQYLERDPPHGREPLANKISALASKFPRLKTYRSCDLHPSSWMSVAWYPIYRIPTGPTLKDLDACFLTFHRLATPKYGTSPMCEDAGARSARTAKKSDKPLKLTLPVFGLASYKLWGSLWMSDEQHEQQQVSALLQAADDWLRRRQVEHPDYSFFISRYGASRR